A window from Deltaproteobacteria bacterium GWC2_65_14 encodes these proteins:
- a CDS encoding NADH-quinone oxidoreductase subunit A — protein sequence MSMAFVFLSQALGPKRYDPVKYSVYECGVDPLTSASVRVSVKFYLVALLFILFDLEAAFLYPWAVLFRELGWFGFVEMAIFVVILLAGLLYAWKKGALEWQ from the coding sequence ATGTCGATGGCGTTCGTCTTCCTGTCCCAGGCGCTCGGGCCGAAGCGGTACGACCCGGTCAAGTACAGCGTCTACGAGTGCGGTGTGGACCCCCTGACCTCCGCCTCGGTCCGGGTCTCGGTCAAGTTCTACCTGGTCGCCCTGCTCTTCATCCTGTTCGACCTGGAGGCGGCTTTCCTCTATCCCTGGGCGGTCCTCTTCCGGGAGCTCGGCTGGTTCGGCTTCGTCGAGATGGCGATCTTCGTGGTCATCCTGCTCGCGGGGCTTCTCTACGCGTGGAAGAAGGGAGCGCTCGAATGGCAGTAG